The following are from one region of the Cetobacterium somerae genome:
- a CDS encoding sensor histidine kinase yields the protein MDKIFDIENNIVNTKAWQHDWSNHLSVLLFLVKSGEYQELEHYIENLTKEIKVLEKQLLNVDNIILKAIISQKIEIAKNFGIEFILKLDIPEEIKIKNIDLSTLINNLLDNSIEANIITGTYRWIKLEIFKMKENLYITVKNTINCEIKQEDGKYKTTKQGGKGIGLRQIDKIVKSYKGSIIRKIEDNIFITKILIPL from the coding sequence ATGGATAAAATATTTGATATAGAAAATAATATTGTGAATACAAAAGCTTGGCAACATGATTGGAGTAATCATTTGTCTGTACTTCTTTTTTTAGTGAAAAGTGGAGAGTATCAAGAACTAGAACATTATATAGAAAATTTAACAAAAGAGATAAAAGTTTTAGAGAAGCAATTACTAAATGTTGATAATATAATTTTAAAAGCAATAATTAGTCAAAAAATAGAAATTGCTAAAAATTTTGGAATAGAGTTTATTTTAAAATTAGATATTCCAGAAGAAATAAAAATTAAAAACATTGATTTATCGACTTTAATAAATAATTTGTTGGATAATTCTATTGAAGCAAATATTATTACTGGAACTTATAGATGGATAAAATTAGAGATATTCAAGATGAAAGAGAATTTATATATAACTGTAAAAAATACTATAAATTGTGAAATAAAACAAGAGGATGGGAAATATAAAACAACAAAACAAGGTGGAAAAGGAATCGGATTAAGACAAATAGATAAGATTGTAAAATCTTATAAAGGTAGTATAATAAGAAAAATTGAAGATAATATATTTATAACAAAAATATTGATTCCACTTTAA
- a CDS encoding LytR/AlgR family response regulator transcription factor: MLKIAICEDVDIQYKILEKYLKVWALKNNITIHLVHYKSSEEFLFNLDENMDMDILILDIQMKEMNGIELAKKLREKDEEIAIIFVTGVSEYISKGYSVGAINYLLKPLKEEELFDSLERAYKKIKQLKEKKESLKVITDKQVVKIRYSDIKYFVVYSHYVHIELLNKKITYKKRISDLEEELPKTHFLRCHRSYIVNLHFIKSIEKESLTLDDNTIIPISRGKREKVLELFMNYFDI; encoded by the coding sequence ATGCTAAAAATAGCTATATGTGAGGATGTTGATATCCAATATAAAATATTGGAGAAATATCTTAAGGTTTGGGCATTAAAAAATAATATAACTATACATTTAGTTCATTACAAAAGTTCAGAGGAGTTTCTATTTAATTTAGATGAAAATATGGATATGGATATTTTAATATTAGATATTCAAATGAAAGAGATGAATGGAATTGAGTTAGCTAAAAAGTTAAGAGAAAAAGATGAAGAAATAGCAATTATTTTTGTGACAGGGGTATCAGAATATATTTCTAAAGGATATAGTGTGGGAGCTATAAACTATTTGTTAAAACCTCTAAAAGAGGAGGAGTTATTTGACTCTTTAGAAAGAGCTTATAAAAAAATAAAACAATTAAAAGAAAAAAAAGAATCATTAAAAGTAATTACAGATAAACAAGTAGTAAAAATAAGATATAGTGATATAAAATATTTTGTAGTATATTCTCACTATGTTCATATAGAACTGTTAAATAAGAAAATAACTTATAAAAAAAGAATCAGTGATTTAGAAGAGGAGTTACCAAAGACTCATTTTTTAAGGTGCCATAGATCATATATTGTAAACTTACATTTTATAAAATCTATAGAAAAAGAATCTTTAACCTTAGATGATAATACGATTATTCCTATAAGTAGAGGAAAAAGAGAAAAAGTATTAGAACTATTTATGAATTATTTTGATATATAA